Proteins encoded in a region of the Marmota flaviventris isolate mMarFla1 chromosome 3, mMarFla1.hap1, whole genome shotgun sequence genome:
- the Galr3 gene encoding galanin receptor type 3, with the protein MADAQNISLESPGSVGAVAVPVVFALIFLLGTVGNGLVLAVLLQPGPSAWQEPGSTTDLFILNLAVADLCFILCCVPFQAAIYTLEAWLFGALVCKAVHLLIYLTMYASSFTLAAVSVDRYLAVRHPLRSRALRTPRNARAAVGLVWLLAALFSAPYLSYYGTVRYGALELCVPAWEDARRRALDVATFAAGYLLPVAVVSLAYGRTLRFLWAAVGPAGAAAAESRRRATGRAGRAMLAVAALYALCWGPHHALILCFWYGHFAFSPATYACRLASHCLAYANSCLNPLVYALASRHFRARFRRLWPCGRRRRHRARCPASARRALRRIRPASSGPAVCPGGAGPRGRLPAGGGWSREPARLGEAGRALCARGPE; encoded by the exons ATGGCTGATGCCCAGAACATTTCGCTGGAGAGCCCTGGAAGTGTGGGGGCCGTGGCAGTGCCTGTGGTCTTTGCCCTCATCttcctgctgggcacagtgggcaATGGACTGGTGCTGGCGGtgctgctgcagccaggcccAAGCGCCTGGCAGGAGCCGGGCAGCACCACAGATCTGTTCATCCTCAACCTGGCCGTGGCTGACCTCTGCTTCATCCTGTGCTGCGTGCCCTTCCAGGCCGCCATCTACACGTTGGAGGCCTGGCTCTTTGGGGCGCTCGTCTGTAAGGCCGTACACCTGCTCATCTACCTCACCATGTATGCCAGCAGCTTCACCTTAGCTGCCGTCTCAGTGGACAG GTACCTGGCCGTGCGGCACCCGCTGCGCTCTCGGGCCTTGCGCACCCCGCGCAACGCGCGCGCCGCCGTGGGCCTGGTGTGGCTGCTGGCGGCGCTCTTCTCGGCGCCCTACCTCAGCTACTACGGCACGGTGCGCTACGGCGCGCTCGAGCTCTGCGTGCCCGCCTGGGAGGACGCGCGCCGCCGCGCCCTGGACGTGGCCACCTTCGCCGCGGGCTACCTGCTGCCGGTGGCCGTGGTGAGCCTGGCCTACGGGCGCACGCTGCGCTTCCTGTGGGCCGCCGTGGGCCCCGCGGGCGCGGCGGCGGCAGAGTCGCGGCGACGGGCCACGGGCCGCGCGGGGCGCGCCATGCTGGCGGTGGCCGCGCTGTACGCCCTCTGCTGGGGCCCGCACCACGCGCTCATCCTCTGCTTCTGGTACGGCCACTTCGCCTTCAGCCCCGCCACCTACGCCTGCCGCCTGGCCTCGCACTGCCTCGCCTACGCCAACTCCTGCCTCAACCCGCTCGTCTACGCACTCGCCTCGCGCCACTTCCGCGCGCGCTTCCGCCGCCTGTGGCCctgcggccgccgccgccgccaccgcgcCCGCTGCCCCGCGAGCGCCCGCCGCGCCCTCCGGCGCATCCGCCCGGCGTCTTCGGGCCCCGCCGTCTGCCCCGGGGGCGCTGGGCCTCGCGGGAGGCTGCCGGCCGGGGGCGGCTGGAGCCGGGAGCCCGCCCGCCTTGGAGAGGCCGGGCGAGCCCTGTGTGCCCGAGGACCCGAATAA